A part of Limihaloglobus sulfuriphilus genomic DNA contains:
- a CDS encoding sodium:solute symporter family protein codes for MQLQMIDWVSIFGFFLLSLIVGVLVSRKAGKSASSFFLSGRNMPWWLLGVSMVATTFSTDTPNLVTDIVRQNGVSGNWAWWAFLLTGMLTVFVYAKLWRRSGVMTDVEFYELRYSGRTAAFLRGFRAIYLGIFFNVVIMATVTLAAIKIGAVMLNLSPFETVTIAAVVTVSYSMLGGLTGVLITDFFQFGIAMFGAVMAAKHALGHQAVGSLSNLITNPEITDKLSILPDFSDTGLLVSVFIIPLAVQWWSVWYPGAEPGGGGYLVQRMLSAKNEKHAVWATLFFNIAHYALRPWPWIIVALSSLLVFPDLQSLRDAFPNVNPSVVRNDMAYPAMLTFLPAGLLGLVLASLIAAYMSTISTHLNLGSSYIVNDFYRRFINPNATEKQLVRMGRICTLLLMIAACALAPLLENAKQAFDLLLQIGAGTGLLFILRWFWWRINALSEITAMAVSFLIACYFTFIHSHTPLPQLESWQRLVTGVALTTASWLIVTFLTRPSEKETLRSFYRLVKPGGPGWRAVVENARAENQPVDTDDKGWDLPVGILCMFFGCTTTYGALFATGYWIYGNYTPAVILTLVSAAAAVLLINAWKRLRINA; via the coding sequence ATGCAGCTGCAAATGATTGACTGGGTCAGTATTTTTGGTTTCTTTCTGTTGTCATTGATTGTCGGCGTTTTGGTTTCCCGGAAAGCCGGCAAAAGTGCCTCAAGTTTTTTCCTTTCCGGCCGTAATATGCCCTGGTGGCTGCTGGGAGTTTCTATGGTGGCAACCACTTTTTCCACCGATACACCCAACCTTGTAACCGATATAGTCCGGCAAAACGGCGTGTCGGGCAACTGGGCGTGGTGGGCTTTTTTGCTTACCGGAATGCTGACGGTTTTCGTATATGCCAAGCTCTGGAGAAGGTCGGGAGTGATGACAGATGTCGAGTTTTATGAACTCCGTTACAGCGGCAGGACAGCCGCCTTTCTCCGCGGCTTTCGGGCAATCTATCTGGGCATTTTTTTCAATGTGGTCATAATGGCTACGGTAACACTTGCCGCGATAAAAATCGGTGCTGTAATGCTCAATCTCTCGCCTTTTGAGACCGTAACTATCGCCGCGGTTGTTACTGTCTCCTATAGTATGCTCGGGGGCCTGACCGGTGTTTTAATCACAGATTTTTTCCAGTTCGGAATCGCTATGTTTGGTGCTGTCATGGCGGCAAAGCACGCTCTCGGACACCAGGCTGTCGGCAGTCTGTCCAACCTGATAACAAATCCCGAAATCACCGACAAGCTGAGCATCCTGCCGGATTTTTCCGATACAGGCCTTCTGGTTTCGGTCTTTATAATCCCGCTTGCGGTCCAGTGGTGGAGCGTCTGGTATCCCGGAGCCGAGCCCGGCGGCGGCGGATATCTCGTGCAGAGAATGCTTTCGGCAAAGAATGAAAAACACGCCGTCTGGGCAACACTCTTTTTTAACATTGCCCACTACGCCCTGCGTCCGTGGCCGTGGATAATAGTTGCCCTGTCTTCTCTGCTGGTATTTCCGGATCTTCAGTCGCTGCGGGATGCATTTCCCAATGTAAACCCTTCGGTAGTGCGCAATGACATGGCGTATCCGGCGATGCTGACCTTTTTACCCGCCGGCCTTTTGGGGCTTGTCCTGGCATCGCTGATTGCCGCGTACATGTCCACGATATCGACTCACCTCAACCTGGGCTCATCATACATTGTAAATGACTTCTACCGCAGGTTCATAAACCCAAACGCCACAGAAAAACAGCTCGTCCGTATGGGGCGTATCTGCACGCTGCTGCTTATGATAGCCGCGTGTGCGCTGGCGCCGCTTCTGGAAAACGCAAAACAGGCCTTCGATCTGCTCCTGCAGATTGGTGCCGGCACAGGTTTGCTGTTTATACTTCGGTGGTTCTGGTGGCGGATCAACGCTCTGAGTGAAATAACCGCTATGGCGGTTTCATTTTTGATAGCCTGTTATTTTACATTCATACACTCACATACCCCGCTGCCGCAATTAGAGAGCTGGCAGAGGCTTGTAACAGGTGTAGCTCTGACAACCGCTTCATGGCTTATCGTAACATTCTTGACCCGGCCGAGCGAAAAAGAAACACTAAGGTCGTTTTACCGACTTGTAAAACCCGGCGGCCCCGGCTGGCGGGCAGTCGTTGAAAACGCCCGCGCAGAGAACCAGCCCGTTGATACAGACGATAAGGGATGGGATCTGCCCGTCGGTATTTTGTGTATGTTCTTCGGCTGCACCACCACTTACGGAGCTTTGTTTGCAACGGGATACTGGATCTACGGTAACTACACGCCGGCAGTGATCCTCACTCTGGTTTCTGCCGCGGCGGCCGTACTGCTCATAAACGCCTGGAAAAGACTGCGGATAAACGCTTAA
- a CDS encoding type II secretion system protein — translation MREINHSDSGGTYGYGRPRCGFTLIEMLVVIVVISLLMSILLPVLNSARSSARKAVCISNLSQTGKAIHMYSMDYNGSIPLGPKAPPFLSPADFYPSTGTPTSLISLRDGRPVGLGLLLSRYLSTQSKVVFCPASDQSVSAEAELEKVGTSQSQCSYYYRHASTTRLFDSAADPAPIRVPLSSLGKNRNNRPVRALVMDTQFLCPESLAAFNVRPRTHHRLQIVNILFAEGHVSSSSNADSRFTVDLTDFSEVRNAFSKILAVLEEADEE, via the coding sequence ATGAGAGAAATAAATCATTCCGATTCCGGAGGCACGTATGGTTATGGCCGTCCGCGCTGCGGGTTTACTCTCATCGAGATGCTCGTGGTTATAGTTGTTATCTCTCTTCTTATGAGTATATTGCTTCCTGTGTTAAATTCCGCGAGATCGTCCGCCAGAAAAGCTGTCTGCATATCAAACCTCAGTCAGACGGGCAAGGCTATTCACATGTATTCAATGGATTATAACGGCAGTATCCCTCTGGGGCCCAAAGCTCCGCCATTTTTATCACCGGCGGATTTTTATCCGTCAACCGGAACGCCTACCAGCCTGATTTCGCTAAGGGACGGCCGGCCGGTAGGTCTGGGGCTGCTTTTGTCCCGTTATTTATCCACACAGTCTAAGGTTGTTTTCTGTCCGGCTTCGGATCAGTCCGTTTCAGCCGAGGCCGAGCTGGAAAAAGTCGGCACCTCGCAGTCTCAATGCAGTTATTATTATCGACACGCATCCACGACACGCCTGTTTGACAGTGCCGCAGACCCTGCGCCGATTCGTGTGCCGCTTTCCAGTTTGGGGAAGAACCGAAACAATCGCCCTGTTCGTGCCCTGGTAATGGATACGCAGTTTCTGTGTCCTGAGAGTCTGGCCGCTTTTAATGTCAGGCCGCGAACACATCACAGACTGCAAATAGTCAACATTTTGTTTGCAGAGGGCCATGTAAGTTCAAGCAGTAATGCAGACAGCAGATTCACTGTTGATCTCACTGATTTTTCTGAAGTACGTAATGCATTCAGCAAAATACTTGCAGTCTTAGAAGAGGCCGATGAGGAATAG
- a CDS encoding PEP-CTERM sorting domain-containing protein: protein MKKTLITLASVLIAVSAVSAIPVKTAALSSAGNIDLFADDTMIELKDPEMGELYQVDESAVISGVLTNNCLYWALGLEVEGSEMPVVPTAEGYEASGGLEFVLEGFMPASGVEVNAASSSYISLSDSGSWFRPLAARTVFEGLGLSGAGIVNVYGYTDNGSAYLGSFEVVPEPSMLALFGIGGLILSRRRKA from the coding sequence ATGAAGAAGACACTTATCACATTAGCATCAGTATTAATCGCAGTATCCGCAGTATCAGCAATCCCTGTAAAAACGGCAGCCCTCTCCTCGGCAGGCAATATCGACCTGTTCGCGGACGATACAATGATTGAGCTTAAAGACCCTGAGATGGGCGAGCTCTATCAGGTTGACGAGAGTGCGGTTATCTCCGGCGTTCTTACGAATAACTGCCTGTACTGGGCACTTGGCCTCGAGGTTGAAGGTTCAGAGATGCCGGTAGTACCAACGGCCGAAGGCTATGAAGCCTCAGGCGGACTTGAATTTGTCCTTGAAGGCTTTATGCCGGCGTCAGGCGTAGAAGTAAACGCAGCGAGTTCATCATATATCTCTCTGAGCGACAGCGGCAGCTGGTTCCGTCCTTTAGCGGCCCGCACCGTGTTTGAAGGCCTTGGCCTCTCTGGAGCAGGCATCGTGAATGTTTACGGCTACACCGACAACGGCAGTGCCTACCTTGGCAGCTTCGAAGTAGTACCGGAGCCCTCAATGCTTGCACTGTTTGGAATCGGCGGACTGATCCTTAGCCGCCGCCGCAAGGCATAA
- a CDS encoding PEP-CTERM sorting domain-containing protein gives MKKTVFTLALAAVFIAASPAAVVDFGNVSDWESSTFTLGGLEFGSFTVLSSATGGGSEVDASGVAIKGEVDGDKVRLYFSGGWTADQGETVDTLINFDVTSLSAPIVGNTLRLDAYGVTGTGRALITENSIDDMDNIIANKLVYSRPSGVQNRDTADYSPGQMHVEITKNVFVGGGTDGLAHISGFSQSFVVPEPVTLAMLALGGLMIRRRR, from the coding sequence ATGAAGAAGACAGTTTTTACCTTAGCCCTTGCAGCGGTATTTATCGCAGCATCCCCGGCAGCGGTTGTCGATTTCGGCAATGTCAGCGACTGGGAGAGCAGCACCTTTACCCTTGGCGGCCTTGAGTTCGGCAGCTTTACCGTCCTCTCCAGCGCAACCGGCGGCGGCTCGGAAGTAGATGCTTCCGGCGTAGCGATCAAAGGTGAAGTTGACGGCGACAAAGTACGCCTCTACTTCAGCGGCGGCTGGACGGCAGACCAGGGTGAGACCGTGGATACGCTGATAAACTTTGATGTTACATCATTATCAGCCCCTATAGTCGGCAATACCCTGAGACTGGACGCTTACGGCGTAACCGGCACAGGCAGAGCCCTTATCACAGAAAATTCAATAGATGATATGGACAATATAATCGCCAACAAGCTGGTTTACAGCCGTCCCTCTGGTGTACAGAACAGAGACACAGCCGACTACAGCCCCGGCCAGATGCATGTAGAGATAACCAAGAATGTATTTGTCGGCGGCGGCACCGACGGCCTTGCCCACATAAGCGGCTTCAGCCAGAGCTTTGTGGTTCCCGAGCCTGTAACGCTTGCAATGCTTGCCCTTGGCGGTCTGATGATACGCCGCAGACGCTAA